In Gordonia phthalatica, one genomic interval encodes:
- the purT gene encoding formate-dependent phosphoribosylglycinamide formyltransferase: MVAKVIGTPLSANAVKVLLLGSGELGKEVTIALQRLGVEVVAVDRYADAPAHQVAHHAEVIDMTDAKQVRAVIEKHRPDYVLPEIEAIATEALEAVEAEGIAEVIPSAKAVSATLNRERLRRLVDEELGIPTSPYLFAGSLEEMRTAVGSIGFPCVVKPVMSSSGKGQSVVKGPDDVDAAWEYARTGARVDNERVIVEGFVEFDYEITLLTVRAIDPATGALTTYFCEPIGHRQVDGDYVESWQPQPMSLPAYDISRSIAARVVNAMGRGEFGGRGVFGVELFVKGDEVYFSEVSPRPHDTGLVTLASQRLSEFELHARAVLGLPVSTATRGPGASAVIYGQHEDKGIAFAGVADALADPDVDLRLFGKPESFARRRVGVAVATAPTVEGARRKAGHAAGLVKPLPSNHEDRVEPTEIKPVPTPAPKPADAGPASEGPADEAKTEMIEASPQIARRPEQPIRRDAPPMPRPPMPPGPPMRPAPAGQPGPRGPVGPGGQRPAGPPPPRPGFPPQGPPPRG; encoded by the coding sequence ATGGTTGCAAAGGTGATCGGGACGCCGCTGAGTGCGAATGCGGTGAAGGTGTTGCTGCTCGGATCCGGTGAGCTCGGCAAGGAGGTCACGATCGCGCTGCAGCGCCTCGGGGTGGAGGTGGTCGCCGTCGACCGGTACGCGGACGCGCCCGCTCACCAGGTGGCGCACCACGCCGAGGTCATCGACATGACCGACGCGAAGCAGGTGCGCGCCGTCATCGAGAAGCACCGCCCGGACTACGTGCTGCCGGAGATCGAGGCCATCGCCACCGAGGCCCTCGAAGCCGTCGAGGCAGAGGGCATCGCGGAGGTGATCCCGAGCGCCAAGGCCGTCTCGGCGACCCTCAATCGCGAACGGCTCCGTCGCCTCGTCGACGAGGAGCTCGGCATCCCGACCTCGCCGTACCTGTTCGCAGGATCGCTGGAGGAGATGCGGACCGCGGTCGGCAGCATCGGGTTCCCGTGCGTGGTGAAGCCGGTGATGTCGTCGTCGGGCAAGGGGCAGTCCGTCGTGAAGGGACCGGACGACGTCGACGCCGCGTGGGAGTACGCACGGACCGGCGCCCGCGTCGACAACGAGCGGGTGATCGTCGAAGGGTTCGTCGAGTTCGACTACGAGATCACTCTGCTGACCGTCCGCGCGATCGATCCCGCGACCGGGGCGCTCACCACCTATTTCTGCGAGCCGATCGGTCACCGCCAGGTGGACGGCGACTATGTGGAGAGCTGGCAGCCGCAGCCGATGAGCCTGCCCGCCTACGACATCTCCCGCTCCATCGCCGCCCGCGTCGTGAACGCGATGGGGCGCGGCGAGTTCGGTGGTCGGGGCGTCTTCGGTGTCGAACTGTTCGTGAAGGGCGACGAGGTCTACTTCTCCGAGGTCAGCCCCCGCCCGCACGACACCGGCCTGGTGACCCTCGCATCGCAGCGGCTGTCGGAGTTCGAACTCCACGCCCGCGCCGTTCTGGGTCTGCCGGTGTCGACTGCGACGCGCGGTCCCGGCGCGTCGGCCGTGATCTACGGGCAGCACGAGGACAAGGGGATCGCATTCGCCGGCGTCGCGGACGCCCTCGCCGATCCCGATGTGGACCTGCGCCTGTTCGGGAAGCCCGAGAGCTTCGCACGACGACGTGTCGGCGTCGCCGTGGCGACCGCCCCGACCGTGGAGGGGGCGCGCCGCAAGGCCGGGCACGCCGCCGGCCTGGTGAAGCCGCTCCCGTCGAACCACGAGGACCGCGTGGAGCCGACCGAGATCAAGCCGGTCCCGACGCCCGCGCCCAAGCCAGCCGATGCCGGACCGGCGTCCGAGGGGCCCGCCGACGAGGCCAAGACCGAGATGATCGAGGCGAGCCCGCAGATCGCGCGACGTCCCGAGCAGCCGATCCGCCGCGACGCGCCCCCGATGCCGCGCCCGCCGATGCCGCCCGGCCCGCCCATGCGCCCCGCTCCCGCCGGTCAGCCCGGACCGCGCGGTCCCGTCGGCCCCGGCGGCCAGCGTCCCGCAGGTCCGCCGCCGCCCCGTCCGGGCTTCCCGCCCCAGGGTCCGCCTCCGCGCGGGTGA